In the genome of Raphanus sativus cultivar WK10039 chromosome 9, ASM80110v3, whole genome shotgun sequence, the window CGATTTCAAGAATCATCAAACAGCTGCTACAGGGCCTAGTGTGGATGCACAGAGGGAGCCTAATTCTGGTGGTGAGAAGGCTAACAAGGTTGTTTTTGACCCTTTTGATTTGCCAAGTGATATTCGTACACTTGCACGGATTGTCTATTCTGCTCATGGTGGTGAAATTGCGGTTGCTTTTCTTCGTGGTGGAGTTCATATCTTTTCGGGTCCAACTTTTTCACCCGTTGAAAACTATCAAGTAAATGTCGGTTCAGCAATTGCTGCACCCGCATTTTCTCCAACGAGCTGTTGCTCGGCTTCTGTATGTCATGATGCTGCCAAGGACTGTGCAGTGTTGAAAATCATTCGTCTACTTCCGCCTGCCCTTCCACCTAACCAATCAAAGGTTGATCAATCATCGTGGGAGCGGGCAATTGCTGAGAGGTATGTCATCTATGGTATATATGCGCTAgcctatattttttaaagaaactgATGTGGTTGCAAGTTGTTTGAACAGGTTCTGGTGGAGTCTTTTGGTCGGAGTTGACTGGTGGGATGCAGTTGGCTGTACACAGAGTGCTGCAGAGGATGGCATTGGTATAATTTGTGTTGCTTATAAGTTTCAATGCGTTTTAATCTTTTCACTCAGAAATTAGTTGTTCTTTAGCTCCAGAAcaaccatttttaattttacttagAAATGATCCTCACTTTTAATAAGGTCGATGGCATTCAAAGTATTATTTTCTACTTGTTTATTTTGAGAGGGTATTATACTCTATGATTTTTTGATAAGCTTTCAATGACATAGAACGTAATGATTCAGATTTTGTACTGTATTGATAGAATGACACACTGTTGAAAGCATCGGATGAcacatttctttttcttgatGATTCCAGTTTCGCTGACCAGCGTGATTGCTGTCATGGATGCTGATTTCCACTCCCTTCCTTCAACACAACATAGGCAACAGTATGGTCCGGTATGTTTTTCTAAACTCATTTATCTTTTCAccttttcaaaatatttgaGTTGTTTGCTTGGCGTAACATATCGTTATGCCTTCATAAAAGTTGGTTTACCTTgttctttttctgttttgaataattaatttagCTGTATTAAGCTATTCTGTTACATGAGCATGTAGACCCTATTTTGTGTTGGTTGGTTCTTTATTGGACTATGCGCTACCATAGACATCAACATTACCCTCCCCCCCCTCCgcccccaaaaaaaaacagaacaaatcTCTCGTAGTTATCTGATTTTTAATGGGTTGAGTAGCCAATATGTGTACTGCATCTGATTTCTAAGAGCTGAACAAAATCCTTGCAGGGTGGTGTTCCAAGTTTGGTTTCTACTCTTTGGTAAAATCTTGTAATTTTATGGTTTTTCAGAATCTAGACAGGATCAAATGTCGGTTACTTGAAGGAACCAATGCTCAGGAAGTTCGTGCCATGGTTTTAGATATGCAAGCAAGATTGTTGTTGGACATGCTTGGAAAAGGAATTGAATCAGCTCTTGTAAACCCTTCAGCGTTGGTTATTGAGCCATGGCGAACAGATGGCGAGACAATATTAGGCACCGATCCTGAGGCAATGGCTGTCGATCCTACTCTTGTTTCCAGTATTCAGGTATATCTACCTCTTAGTCCGAGAATGGCgctacatgttttttttttatgagatGGAAATGTTAGGATGAATATTTGGGAAGGGTTCATTCAGTGTTTTGATTCGAAGAGTTGCTGGTCCTTACTGTGTTAGTTTTGATGAGGTATCTTCCTTTTTACAATCAGCCAAGACACGCTGTGTTTGAACCTTTGAATTAGATTTGGTTATTTTGCATATACAATTTAAGTTCGCGAATTGTGCTAGAGATTGTTTCCACGGAGTCGACGAAGTATTTTTCTGTTCATGATCATATATTATTGAATATGAACCATATCACTATCTTGATATGCAGACTTAGTTTCTTGTTGCTAATTTTCTACTTTTctctgattcttttttttttcttatatatcttcTACAGGCTTATGTGGATGCTGTTCTTGACCTGGCTTCTCATTTCATTACACGTTTGAGACGCTATGCGAGTTTTTGTCGGACACTTGCAAGCCATGCTGCTTCCACTGGAACTGGCAGTAATCGCAACATGGTTGCCAGTCCCACACAAAATGCATCTTCTCCTGCAACAACCCAGGGTCAGTATGCTGTTTACTTTTTCATATCTTATTTTCTCTGGCGTGAAGAATGGGAGAATGGTGCATAGCGGTAGAAATATTATTGTCTTGTGGGTATGTTAGAATTCATGAAAATGAGAAGAGCTTCTGAAGTCTACATTTTCTTTTGATCTGTAAACTTTAGCGTATAAATCATGTATTTCCTTGGTTATCTGTGTTGTTGGACTGGGCATGTAAATTGTGGGATATTTTATGTGCAGCTGTTCCTGACAAGTCAGTGAATCATGCGGCAGGGCAACCTACTGCTACAACTAGTACTACAAACTCCAGCGGAAGCACACAAATGCAAGCTTGGATGCAAGGTGCCATAGCAAAATTTAGTAGCTCAAATGATGGAGTATCAAACTCTACTGCAAGCCCAATCAGTGGTTCAGCTACCTTCATGCCAATAAGCATCAATACAGGAACATTTCCTGGAACACCAGCTGTTCGGCTCATTGGGGACTGTCATTTCCTTCATCGGTTATGCCAGCTTCTGCTATTCTGTTACTTCCAGCGGTTACAGGCTTCGCGAAATCATCAGAAAAATGCTGATGCCAGTTCACAAAAGCTTCAAACAGGGGCTACCAGCAAGTTGGAAGAGGTCAACTCTGCTAAACCAAACCCTGCCGGTCAAGGATATGGTGGAGTGAAAGGGATTGATGATAATTCTGCCCGTACAACAAAGATGGGTTCTGGGAATGCCGGTCAGGGATACACTTTTGAGGAGGTGGGCACATGTATTCATTGTCTTTAATTTTATACAGTTATCCGTGATAATCCTTTTGTTGTTACGTAGGCTCAGGCTGATCAGCATGGGTGAGGATAATGAAAACCCTATGTTAATTGATTGAGAAAAAAATGCCATGTTGATAGTCCAACATTCTTAAAGATATTTTACTAACTGGATTTTAAGTTGACTAGTCACGCTTTGATCTTCCAGGTGAGAGTTCTTTTCCATATACTAATGGATCTCTGCAAGCGAACAGCGGCGCTTCCGCATCCATTACCTGGCTCTCAGGTAGGTAGTGGAAACATCCAAGTTCGACTGCACTATATTGATGGAAACTACACTGTGTTGCCTGAGGTGGTAGAAGCAGCTCTTGGACCACATATGCAGGTACTGTTtttattctcatttttttcttgttggtgcTGTTTCGTGAAATACAGTAGGAAACTCTATCTTTTGAGCGCTCTTTTTCTTCTCTGGTtctcattatttaaaaaaaaacagaacatgcCTCGTCCAAGAGGAGCCGATGCTGCCGGTCTTCTACTCCGGGAGTTGGAACTTCATCCGCCATCCGAAGAATGGCATAGAAGAAATTTATTCGGTGGTCCCGGGACAGAGCCTGAGGATGTGTTACCGTCAGATGATACTTTTTTCACGCAGGGTCATTCGGTAGATGTGTACGACCGAGTCCAAAGTCTGTGGCCAAGAAAACGCAGAATGTCTGAAAGAGATGCGGCTTTTGGTTTAAATACTTCTGTGGGTTTGGGTGCATATCTTGGGATCATGGGCTCTCGTAGGGATGTTGTCACCGCGACGTGGAAAACTGGCCTTGAAGGAGTTTGGTACAAGGTAACCCTCATACATTTTCCTGCACATTTCTTTGATAACAAACAGTACCAAATTCATCCATGGCACCTTGTAACATGACGGTTTTCTTTATTACAGTGCATAAGATGCCTAAGGCAGACATCTGCATTTTCTTCACCAGGTGCTTCTAAGCAGCCAAATCCGAATGAACGTGAGGCGTGGTGGACCAGCCGTTGGGTTTATTGCTGCCCCATGTGTGGTGGAACGTGGGTCCGTGTTGTATAGAAAGAAAGATCTACTATGCCTGGTTTGTCAAATTACCAGTTAATTTGAAGATAGTGCAAAAACCAAACCAATGGGCTAAAGAGGTTATAAGGTTTAGCTTACAAAGTCAAAAGCTATTCACCATCCTTGCGATAGTTTAAGTCTTCTGAGTGGTGTCAAAAGCGAGAGGGTGTCTGCCTTGATGTATAGTGACACTTATTAGACTTGGTAAAAGGCTTTATGGTTTACAGGTTTGCTTCTGGAGTGTAAAACTCTTTCGGCTATGAcatcattatttaatttctcAAAAGGGATGTAGCAGAGAGCAGAATGCAGCATGGCGATGATGGTGTAATAGATAGAGTGCAAGATGTAGTAGAATATCCATGATCAAACTTTATGTATTTGTTTTctcaaaaacagaaaaaaaaactttatgtaTTCGTTGACTTTTGATTCCTCATGAAACCAGTAGATGAAGGAAAGTCAATTCTACATATGTTTCTacgttttttaattattattgtcAAAAGTGTTTTAGAATAGACGGCAGTTTAGGCGTGCTAGTCTCCgcttaaaaatacataataccATAATAACATAATGATAGAAACAAaagtattttatttactttattacATTTCTTGTAACAGTTAGATCgtctaaataataatttagtctTCTAACTTGGTACATATAACACGATA includes:
- the LOC108827801 gene encoding mediator of RNA polymerase II transcription subunit 16 — its product is MNQQVSLGNSIGDAPATATEEEEEEEEVNQQQIEEEGAESRDQTVVEEKSGEKVEDQMEVDPVSPATVFCVTLKQPNSNLIHKMSVPELCRNFSAVAWCGKLNAIACASETCARIPSSKAIPPFWIPIHILIPERPTESAVFNVVADSPRDSVQFIEWSPTSSPRALLIANFHGRITIWTQPSQGTANVVHDATSWHCEHEWRQDIAVVTKWLTGASPYKWLSSKPSSGTNAKSTFEEKFLSQSSESSARWPNFLCVCSVLSSGSVQLHWSQGSSNQEGTAPKWFSTKKGLLGAGPSGIMAADAIITDSGAMHVAGVPIVNPSTVVVWEVTPGPGNGLQATPKISTGSRVPPSLSSSAWTGFAPLAAYLFNWQEYLISEIKEGKKLTDQESSDAISLSCSPVSNFSAYVSPEAAAQSAATTTWGSGVTAVAFDPTRGGSVIAVVIVEGQYMSPYDPDEGPSITGWKVQRWESSVQPVVLHQIFGNPTSNFGGQVPTQTVWISRVDMSIPPTNDFKNHQTAATGPSVDAQREPNSGGEKANKVVFDPFDLPSDIRTLARIVYSAHGGEIAVAFLRGGVHIFSGPTFSPVENYQVNVGSAIAAPAFSPTSCCSASVCHDAAKDCAVLKIIRLLPPALPPNQSKVDQSSWERAIAERFWWSLLVGVDWWDAVGCTQSAAEDGIVSLTSVIAVMDADFHSLPSTQHRQQYGPNLDRIKCRLLEGTNAQEVRAMVLDMQARLLLDMLGKGIESALVNPSALVIEPWRTDGETILGTDPEAMAVDPTLVSSIQAYVDAVLDLASHFITRLRRYASFCRTLASHAASTGTGSNRNMVASPTQNASSPATTQAVPDKSVNHAAGQPTATTSTTNSSGSTQMQAWMQGAIAKFSSSNDGVSNSTASPISGSATFMPISINTGTFPGTPAVRLIGDCHFLHRLCQLLLFCYFQRLQASRNHQKNADASSQKLQTGATSKLEEVNSAKPNPAGQGYGGVKGIDDNSARTTKMGSGNAGQGYTFEEVRVLFHILMDLCKRTAALPHPLPGSQVGSGNIQVRLHYIDGNYTVLPEVVEAALGPHMQNMPRPRGADAAGLLLRELELHPPSEEWHRRNLFGGPGTEPEDVLPSDDTFFTQGHSVDVYDRVQSLWPRKRRMSERDAAFGLNTSVGLGAYLGIMGSRRDVVTATWKTGLEGVWYKCIRCLRQTSAFSSPGASKQPNPNEREAWWTSRWVYCCPMCGGTWVRVV